A window from Erythrobacter sp. YJ-T3-07 encodes these proteins:
- a CDS encoding helix-turn-helix domain-containing protein, which yields MQTDTNDPPKIAYSIREACKASSLGRTTLYAHIAAKRLRAVRIGGRTVIPADSLHALIAGEG from the coding sequence ATGCAGACCGATACTAACGATCCACCCAAAATCGCCTACAGCATCAGAGAAGCTTGTAAGGCGTCCAGTTTGGGGCGGACCACACTTTACGCGCACATCGCGGCAAAACGCCTGAGGGCCGTCCGCATAGGCGGGCGCACCGTTATCCCGGCGGATAGCCTGCACGCGCTGATCGCTGGGGAGGGATGA